From a single Lolium rigidum isolate FL_2022 chromosome 7, APGP_CSIRO_Lrig_0.1, whole genome shotgun sequence genomic region:
- the LOC124674845 gene encoding probable metal-nicotianamine transporter YSL16 has translation MDRHELGGAGAVEIEKAPREAGADMESEPAAARAAERVPPWREQLTARGLVAALLIGVVYTVIVMKLSLTTGIVPTLNVSAALLAFLALRGWTHALHRLGIASRPFTRQENTVVQTCIVACYTIGFGGGFGSFLLGLDKKTYELAGASTPGNVPGSYKDPGIGWMMGFLLAVSFVGLLTLLPLRKVLVIDYKLTYPSGTATAVLINGFHTPQGDKNAKKQVLGFLKYFGISFFWSFFQWFYTGGDSCGFVQFPTFGLKAWKQSFFFDFSLTYVGAGMICSHLVNLSLLFGAVLSYGVMWPLMKKQEGNWYSAKASPSSMTGLYGYKAFLCIALLIGDGSYNFFKVIIVTLNSIREKSKRGRLNRVADADSAIDDMQRNEVFNRDNIPSWVTYAGYVLLSAIAVVAIPLIFRQVKWYYVVIAYLLAPALGFCNAYGTGLTDMNMGYNYGKVALFVFAAWAGKDNGVVAGLVTCGLVKQLVLVSADLMHDFKTAHLTLTSPRSMLVGQAVGTLMGCVVAPLTFYLFYEAFDIGNPDGYWKAPYALIYRNMAILGVEGFDALPKHCLQLCAAFFAFAVLANLARDFLPRRIGRFVPLPMAMAVPFLVGASFAIDMCVGSLVVFLWHKLNGKKAALLIPAVASGLICGDGIWIFPSSLLALAKIKPPICMKFTPGS, from the exons ATGGACCGCCACGAGCTGGGCGGCGCGGGAGCCGTCGAGATCGAGAAGGCGCCGCGCGAGGCCGGGGCGGACATGGAGTCGGAGCCggccgcggcgcgcgcggcggagcGCGTCCCGCCGTGGCGCGAGCAGCTGACGGCCCGCGGCCTGGTGGCGGCGCTGCTCATCGGCGTCGTCTACACCGTCATCGTCATGAAGCTCAGCCTCACCACGGGGATCGTGCCCACGCTCAACGTCTCGGCCGCGCTGCTCGCCTTCCTCGCGCTCCGCGGATGGACGCACGCGCTCCACCGGCTCGGCATTGCCTCACGCCCCTTCACACGGCAGGAGAACACCGTCGTCCAGACATGCATCGTCGCCTGCTACACCATCGGATTCGGAG GCGGGTTCGGGTCATTCTTGCTGGGGCTGGACAAGAAGACGTACGAGCTGGCCGGGGCGAGCACGCCGGGCAACGTGCCGGGGAGCTACAAGGACCCCGGCATCGGATGGATGATGggcttcctcctcgccgtcagCTTCGTCGGCCTCCTCACCTTGCTCCCCCTCAGAAAG GTGCTCGTCATCGACTATAAACTAACCTATCCAAGTGGGACTGCGACTGCCGTCCTCATAAACGGCTTCCACACACCTCAAGGAGATAAGAACGCAAA GAAACAGGTCCTTGGGTtcctcaagtacttcgggatcagcttcttctggagctttttccaatggttctACACCGGCGGCGACTCCTGCGGATTCGTGCAGTTCCCCACATTTGGGCTGAAAGCTTGGAAGCAATC ATTCTTCTTCGACTTCAGTCTGACCTATGTTGGCGCCGGGATGATCTGTTCACACCTCGTCAACCTTTCTCTCCTCTTTGGCGCTGTTCTGTCTTATGGAGTAATGTGGCCGCTCATGAAGAAACAGGAGGGGAATTGGTACTCAGCAAAGGCGTCTCCCAGCAGCATGACAGGCCTCTACGGTTACAAG GCCTTCCTCTGCATTGCACTGCTCATTGGAGACGGCTCCTACAACTTCTTCAAAGTCATCATTGTCACCCTCAACAGCATACGCGAAAAATCGAAGCGCGGTCGACTTAACAGAG TGGCGGATGCGGACTCGGCCATCGACGACATGCAGCGCAACGAGGTGTTCAACCGTGACAACATCCCGTCCTGGGTGACCTACGCCGGGTATGTCCTGCTCAGCGCCATCGCGGTGGTGGCCATCCCGCTCATATTCCGGCAGGTGAAGTGGTACTACGTGGTGATCGCGTACCTCCTGGCACCGGCGCTGGGGTTCTGCAATGCCTACGGCACGGGGCTCACCGACATGAACATGGGCTACAACTACGGCAAGGTGGCGCTGTTCGTGTTCGCGGCGTGGGCAGGGAAGGATAACGGCGTGGTGGCCGGGCTGGTCACCTGCGGGCTTGTCAAGCAGCTGGTGCTCGTCTCGGCGGATCTGATGCACGACTTCAAGACAGCACACCTGACGCTGACATCGCCGCGGTCGATGCTGGTGGGGCAGGCCGTGGGCACGCTCATGGGCTGTGTGGTGGCGCCACTCACCTTCTACCTCTTCTATGAGGCATTCGACATCGGCAACCCGGATGGTTACTGGAAAGCGCCCTATGCACTTATCTACCGCAACATGGCCATCCTCGGCGTGGAGGGCTTCGACGCGCTGCCGAAGCACTGCCTGCAACTCTGTGCGGCCTTCTTCGCCTTCGCGGTGCTGGCGAACCTGGCCAGGGACTTCCTGCCACGGAGGATCGGGAGGTTCGTGCCGCTGCCCATGGCCATGGCTGTGCCGTTCCTCGTTGGCGCGAGCTTTGCCATTGACATGTGCGTGGGGAGCCTTGTGGTGTTCCTCTGGCACAAGCTCAACGGGAAGAAAGCCGCGCTGCTCATACCAGCCGTCGCGTCTGGGTTGATCTGCGGCGACGGGATATGGATATTCCCGTCGTCGCTGCTCGCGCTGGCCAAGATCAAGCCACCCATCTGCATGAAGTTCACACCCGGAAGCTAG